In the genome of Leeuwenhoekiella sp. MAR_2009_132, one region contains:
- a CDS encoding tetratricopeptide repeat protein, whose product MKLFTCLLVFSLFSPLAEAQEPATLKDVNVDNLEDVTDDFQEYFFEALKQKGIQNYERAIIALDKCISLRPQEAILYFEKGKNEALLGNVQEAENNYLKALQLKPNQRDIMVSLYDVYYARQDFEKAIDLVKQLVKFDIRYKEDLARIYLRKGSFKEVIGLIDELDEKLGKDAYRNQIRQQALALSGGDVQEKALLKQIAASPKNEQHYLNLIYVYSEQGKTQQAYETAQRLLKVNPKAEIVHMALYKYYLESGAIKQAVASLEKVMRSSKIEAKAKHSVLNDFLIFVDRNPEFEPELEQAITLFSNEEDADVNEELGAYYLKNKENDKALSYYENAYKKNPSDLGVLRNLLMLQLEAKQFENAANLSEEALSLYPAQALFYLVYGVAQNNLGKSKNAAEYLEMGLDYIVEDSKMLADFYSELVRAYVTLGDANKATRYRELINNLN is encoded by the coding sequence ATGAAATTATTTACGTGTTTACTCGTGTTTTCTTTGTTTTCGCCGTTGGCGGAAGCGCAGGAGCCTGCTACCCTAAAAGACGTAAATGTTGACAATCTTGAAGATGTAACAGATGATTTTCAAGAGTATTTTTTTGAAGCTTTAAAGCAAAAAGGTATTCAAAATTACGAGCGGGCTATAATTGCTTTAGATAAATGCATCTCACTACGACCGCAAGAAGCCATTCTCTATTTTGAGAAAGGAAAGAATGAAGCATTATTAGGCAATGTGCAGGAGGCCGAAAATAATTATTTAAAGGCGCTACAATTAAAGCCAAACCAACGCGATATAATGGTTAGTCTATATGATGTTTATTATGCGCGTCAGGACTTTGAGAAAGCTATAGATCTTGTAAAACAACTCGTAAAATTTGATATTAGATATAAAGAAGACTTAGCGCGTATTTATTTGCGTAAGGGTTCATTTAAAGAAGTTATAGGCCTCATAGATGAGCTTGATGAGAAACTAGGCAAAGATGCTTATCGCAATCAAATACGACAGCAAGCATTAGCATTAAGTGGAGGTGATGTTCAGGAAAAAGCACTTTTAAAACAAATAGCTGCTAGTCCTAAAAATGAACAGCATTATCTCAATCTTATTTACGTCTACAGCGAGCAGGGCAAGACACAACAGGCCTATGAGACGGCTCAACGCTTATTAAAAGTAAACCCAAAGGCTGAGATTGTACATATGGCGTTGTACAAATACTACCTCGAGAGCGGCGCCATCAAACAAGCGGTTGCCTCGCTTGAGAAAGTCATGCGTAGTTCAAAGATTGAAGCGAAGGCAAAACACAGTGTTTTAAATGATTTTTTGATTTTTGTAGATCGTAATCCTGAGTTTGAGCCCGAACTGGAGCAAGCAATTACATTATTTTCTAACGAAGAAGATGCAGATGTAAATGAAGAATTAGGAGCTTATTATTTAAAGAATAAAGAAAACGACAAGGCATTGTCTTATTATGAGAATGCATATAAAAAGAATCCTTCAGATTTAGGTGTATTGCGCAATTTGCTTATGCTTCAGCTTGAAGCAAAACAGTTTGAAAATGCCGCAAACCTTAGTGAGGAAGCATTAAGCTTATATCCTGCTCAAGCCTTGTTTTATTTGGTTTATGGAGTTGCTCAAAACAATTTGGGTAAATCTAAGAATGCTGCAGAATATTTAGAAATGGGTTTAGACTATATAGTTGAAGATTCAAAAATGCTTGCAGATTTTTATAGTGAGTTGGTACGCGCTTATGTTACGCTGGGAGATGCAAACAAAGCCACTAGGTATCGCGAGCTAATTAATAATTTGAATTAA
- a CDS encoding acyl-CoA thioesterase, translating to MDTKTPSQSRTMQTDLVLPNETNPLNNMFGGELLARMDRVASITARRHSRRIVVTASVNHVAFNKAIPLGSVVTVEAAISRAFKTSMEVVIDVWVEDRESGLKSKANDAIYTFVAVDDTGMPVPIPQIKPETEEEVARYDAALRRKQLSLVLAGKMKASEATELKALFQQ from the coding sequence ATGGATACCAAGACGCCTTCACAATCGCGCACAATGCAAACAGATCTTGTTTTACCTAACGAGACTAACCCACTTAATAATATGTTTGGTGGTGAACTGTTAGCGCGTATGGACCGTGTTGCCAGTATTACAGCAAGGCGACATTCTCGCCGAATTGTCGTTACTGCTTCAGTGAACCACGTTGCATTTAACAAGGCTATACCTTTAGGCAGTGTTGTAACCGTAGAAGCGGCTATTTCCCGAGCTTTTAAAACTTCTATGGAAGTTGTTATAGACGTATGGGTTGAAGATCGTGAAAGTGGCTTAAAATCGAAAGCAAACGATGCCATATATACTTTTGTAGCTGTAGATGATACCGGTATGCCAGTACCTATACCCCAAATTAAACCAGAAACCGAAGAAGAGGTCGCTCGATATGATGCAGCTTTACGCAGAAAACAGCTGAGTCTGGTTCTTGCAGGTAAGATGAAAGCTTCAGAAGCCACAGAACTTAAAGCCTTGTTTCAGCAATAA
- the trpS gene encoding tryptophan--tRNA ligase, with amino-acid sequence MSRILTGVQSTGTPHLGNLLGAIIPAIQMANMPENESYLFIADMHSLTQIKNGETLRHNTYSTAATWLACGLDITKTVFYRQSDIPQTTELTWYLSCFYPYQRLTLAHSFKDKADRLDDVNTGLFTYPMLMAADILLYDAEIVPVGKDQSQHLEMTRDVASRFHAQMGETFVIPQLKLHEETMYIPGTDGAKMSKSKGNTIILFQSDKELKKQIMSIETDSTPLEEPKDTNTCNVFAIYKLLASAEDVAAMRANYEGGGYGYGHAKKALYELILTKFEKERALYNHYMANLDELDEALKVGAEKAQAVAQSVLKRVRTKLGY; translated from the coding sequence ATGTCACGAATTTTAACCGGAGTTCAAAGTACAGGAACTCCTCACTTAGGAAATTTATTAGGCGCTATTATTCCCGCAATACAAATGGCGAATATGCCCGAAAATGAGTCTTACCTGTTTATTGCAGATATGCATTCTCTTACTCAAATTAAAAACGGAGAGACATTAAGACACAATACCTATTCTACAGCAGCTACCTGGCTGGCCTGTGGTCTTGACATTACTAAAACTGTTTTCTACCGTCAAAGTGATATACCACAAACAACAGAATTAACCTGGTATTTAAGTTGTTTTTACCCCTATCAACGCCTAACCCTTGCGCATAGTTTTAAGGACAAAGCAGACCGTCTAGATGATGTAAATACCGGTTTATTTACCTACCCAATGCTTATGGCCGCAGATATTCTTTTATATGATGCAGAGATTGTACCCGTGGGTAAAGATCAATCGCAGCATCTAGAAATGACACGGGATGTTGCTTCTCGTTTTCATGCGCAAATGGGAGAAACATTTGTGATACCACAACTTAAACTGCATGAAGAAACCATGTACATACCGGGTACAGACGGTGCTAAAATGAGTAAAAGTAAAGGCAATACCATTATTTTGTTTCAGTCTGATAAAGAGTTAAAAAAACAAATAATGAGTATTGAAACAGATAGTACTCCATTAGAAGAGCCTAAAGACACAAATACATGTAATGTTTTTGCAATTTATAAACTGTTAGCTTCTGCAGAAGATGTTGCTGCAATGCGTGCTAATTATGAAGGTGGTGGCTACGGTTACGGTCACGCTAAAAAGGCGTTATACGAACTCATACTAACTAAATTTGAAAAAGAACGCGCACTTTACAACCATTATATGGCAAATCTCGATGAGCTTGATGAAGCCTTAAAAGTAGGTGCAGAGAAAGCTCAGGCTGTGGCGCAGTCTGTTTTAAAGCGTGTACGTACAAAATTAGGGTATTAA
- the dut gene encoding dUTP diphosphatase, with protein MQINIINKSSHALPHYETEASAGMDLRAELMTPVTLKPLERTIIKTGLFIELPVGIEAQVRPRSGLAAKNGITVLNAPGTIDADYRGEIGVILVNLSNEDFTIENGERIAQLVIARHERANWNEVDVLSETVRGAGGFGSTGTK; from the coding sequence ATGCAAATCAATATTATTAATAAATCGAGTCACGCCCTACCACATTACGAGACTGAAGCCTCTGCAGGTATGGATTTACGAGCAGAACTTATGACTCCCGTGACCTTAAAACCTTTGGAGCGCACTATTATAAAAACAGGATTGTTTATAGAGTTGCCGGTAGGAATAGAAGCTCAGGTAAGACCTAGAAGCGGTCTGGCTGCAAAAAACGGAATTACTGTTCTTAATGCGCCGGGAACTATTGATGCAGACTACCGCGGCGAAATAGGTGTAATTCTCGTTAATTTATCAAATGAAGATTTTACCATAGAAAACGGGGAGCGCATAGCACAATTGGTTATCGCAAGACATGAGCGTGCAAACTGGAATGAAGTCGATGTTCTAAGTGAGACAGTTCGTGGGGCTGGTGGCTTTGGCAGTACCGGAACCAAATAA
- a CDS encoding outer membrane beta-barrel protein: MKEKKNIDRLYQEKFKDFTIEPSEHIWAGIAARQNQKKKRILPLWFQLSGAAAILVLLLLAGTFWFNTENDLKTPQLVNQEQENTSDSLKKEDKTIYAPTPSETINTNQEAITSTTTKSSEVLNTENISVENNIRETIKNTSTQHRSAVVTNGQNSLNNASVGKNGIGQPIEKATVTSNILNEDLKPNEPLHNTAASPLKKPVVETAVVQNDIENTTQDKQTPTEIDPNTLEKLANKTKEEAIATTDDPNKAEMMRWGITPMVAPVYYDSFSGSGIDQQFANNTKRADVNLSYGVQVSYAVSKRITVRSGINKVELGYSTEQIGFTPSISARNPNTMISSIDFNDNSQIIQLDNNNNSGLPNLPSGNQTEFATSISANKNTSLRQELGYIEIPVEAEYTLLDSKIGLQVIGGLSSMFLNTNSISLEEEGNLVSELGKSNSLNNTSFSTNIGLGIDYKFTERIQFKLEPMFKYQLNAYTKSVSDFKPYYLGLYTGLSFKF, from the coding sequence GTGAAAGAAAAGAAAAACATAGATCGCTTATACCAGGAAAAGTTTAAAGACTTTACCATAGAACCTAGTGAACATATCTGGGCAGGTATTGCTGCGCGACAAAATCAAAAGAAAAAACGCATTCTTCCGTTATGGTTTCAATTAAGTGGAGCTGCAGCAATTCTAGTGCTCTTGCTTTTAGCAGGTACATTTTGGTTTAATACGGAAAATGATTTAAAGACACCTCAACTTGTAAATCAAGAGCAGGAAAATACTTCAGATTCTCTTAAAAAGGAAGATAAAACCATTTATGCCCCTACCCCTTCAGAAACTATAAATACTAATCAAGAGGCGATTACTTCTACAACTACTAAATCTTCTGAAGTTTTAAACACTGAAAATATTTCGGTTGAAAATAATATTAGAGAAACAATTAAAAATACCTCAACTCAACATCGATCTGCTGTAGTAACTAATGGTCAAAACTCTTTAAACAATGCTTCCGTAGGAAAAAATGGAATAGGACAACCTATTGAAAAAGCAACGGTTACGTCAAATATTCTTAACGAAGATTTAAAACCGAATGAACCATTACACAATACAGCTGCGTCTCCCCTTAAAAAACCGGTTGTTGAAACAGCAGTTGTTCAAAACGATATTGAAAACACAACTCAAGATAAACAGACTCCTACAGAAATTGACCCCAATACTTTAGAAAAACTGGCAAATAAAACTAAAGAGGAGGCTATTGCTACAACAGATGATCCTAATAAAGCAGAAATGATGCGATGGGGGATTACACCTATGGTTGCGCCTGTTTATTACGACAGTTTTAGTGGTTCTGGTATAGATCAACAGTTTGCTAATAATACAAAACGTGCCGATGTAAATCTCAGTTATGGGGTGCAGGTTAGTTATGCAGTTTCAAAACGTATTACGGTACGTTCTGGGATTAACAAAGTAGAACTGGGCTATAGCACCGAGCAAATAGGATTTACGCCCAGTATTAGTGCCAGAAATCCTAACACGATGATTAGCAGTATAGACTTTAATGACAATTCGCAAATCATACAACTTGACAACAATAACAACTCGGGTTTACCCAATTTACCTAGTGGTAATCAAACCGAATTTGCCACCAGTATAAGCGCTAATAAAAATACATCTTTACGACAGGAATTGGGATACATAGAGATTCCTGTTGAGGCAGAATATACTCTGCTAGATAGTAAAATTGGTTTACAGGTGATAGGTGGATTAAGTTCAATGTTTCTAAATACAAACTCTATTTCACTTGAGGAAGAAGGCAATTTAGTATCTGAACTGGGTAAATCAAACAGTCTTAATAATACCAGTTTTAGTACTAACATAGGACTTGGTATTGATTATAAATTCACTGAACGAATTCAATTTAAATTAGAGCCTATGTTTAAATATCAACTTAACGCATATACAAAAAGCGTAAGTGATTTCAAACCTTATTATCTAGGTCTATACACCGGTTTGAGCTTTAAGTTTTAA
- a CDS encoding lysophospholipid acyltransferase family protein: MIHIFRKIITLLWRIWFYILLVVPIIVLFPFLVISVAKDTWYPYFFRMAQFWARFILFGMGFWPQIKRLEKTKRGKSYMFVANHTSMADIMLMLHVVRNPFVFVGKKELARFPLFGYFYKQTCILVDRGDAKSRMAVFESAQRRLNQGLSICIFPEGGVPDDLSVVLDTFKDGAFRLAIDHQVPIVPMVFYDNKKRFSYDFFSGSPGKMRVKILPFIETKGKEAKDRRELRDQTYCVIHKELLKDLSM, translated from the coding sequence ATGATTCACATTTTTCGTAAGATTATTACACTGCTTTGGCGTATATGGTTCTATATACTTTTAGTAGTTCCTATAATTGTCTTGTTTCCTTTTCTTGTAATATCTGTTGCAAAAGACACGTGGTATCCTTACTTTTTTAGAATGGCTCAATTTTGGGCCCGGTTTATTTTATTTGGGATGGGTTTTTGGCCACAGATAAAACGTCTTGAAAAGACTAAACGCGGCAAGAGCTATATGTTTGTCGCAAATCATACCTCAATGGCAGATATAATGTTGATGCTGCACGTAGTACGCAACCCTTTTGTATTTGTAGGTAAAAAAGAATTAGCACGGTTTCCGCTATTTGGATATTTCTATAAACAAACCTGTATTTTAGTAGATAGAGGAGACGCAAAGAGTAGAATGGCTGTATTTGAAAGCGCGCAGCGCAGATTAAATCAAGGTTTAAGTATTTGCATATTTCCAGAAGGTGGCGTTCCTGATGATCTTTCAGTAGTCTTAGACACGTTTAAAGATGGGGCTTTTAGACTAGCGATAGATCATCAGGTACCCATTGTACCTATGGTTTTTTACGATAATAAAAAACGGTTCTCGTATGATTTCTTTTCTGGTTCACCGGGTAAAATGCGAGTTAAAATTTTACCATTTATAGAAACAAAAGGGAAAGAAGCAAAAGACCGTAGAGAATTAAGAGATCAAACTTATTGCGTAATACATAAAGAACTTCTTAAAGATCTTAGTATGTAA
- a CDS encoding sugar phosphate nucleotidyltransferase yields the protein MKIIVPMAGRGSRLRPHTLTIPKPLIPIAGKPIVQRLVEDIAAVLEEKIEEIAFVIAEDFGSETEENLKQIAARLGAKGTIYYQDKPLGTGHAIMCAQESLSGPCVIAYADTLFRADFTLDKEADSVIWVKQVKNPQAYGVVSLNENKEITGLVEKPTEFVSDLAVIGIYYFKEGSVLKQELQAVLDANLMHGGEYQINDGIKQMQAKGYVFKPGKIDEWMDCGNKNVTVETNGRMLQFLHKEEQKLVSPSAKLENASIIPPVYLGDDVVIKDSTIGPNVSVGKGTVIENSTIEQSLIQNFSTIKNAQLKNAMIGNYAKYNGNFTEISIGDYSELI from the coding sequence ATGAAAATAATAGTTCCTATGGCAGGGCGGGGTTCTCGTCTAAGACCACATACGTTAACAATTCCTAAACCGTTAATTCCAATAGCCGGCAAGCCTATAGTACAACGTCTGGTAGAAGATATAGCCGCTGTTCTTGAAGAGAAAATTGAAGAAATAGCTTTTGTCATTGCAGAAGATTTTGGCTCAGAAACTGAAGAAAATTTAAAGCAAATTGCTGCACGTCTAGGTGCAAAAGGGACTATTTATTATCAGGATAAACCGCTGGGAACAGGTCATGCGATTATGTGCGCTCAGGAATCTTTGAGCGGCCCTTGTGTGATTGCTTATGCAGATACACTCTTTAGGGCAGATTTTACGTTAGACAAAGAAGCAGATAGTGTAATCTGGGTAAAGCAGGTTAAAAACCCGCAGGCCTATGGTGTGGTTTCTTTAAATGAAAACAAAGAAATTACTGGTCTTGTAGAAAAACCTACAGAATTTGTTTCAGATTTAGCCGTTATAGGTATTTATTATTTCAAAGAGGGCAGTGTTCTTAAACAAGAATTGCAAGCTGTTCTCGACGCTAATTTAATGCATGGTGGCGAATACCAGATTAACGATGGTATTAAACAAATGCAAGCTAAAGGCTATGTCTTTAAACCTGGAAAAATCGACGAGTGGATGGACTGTGGTAATAAAAATGTAACGGTAGAAACTAACGGAAGAATGCTTCAGTTTTTGCATAAAGAAGAGCAAAAATTAGTTTCTCCTTCAGCAAAACTAGAGAACGCTTCAATTATTCCGCCGGTATATCTGGGTGATGATGTGGTGATTAAAGATTCAACAATAGGCCCCAACGTTTCCGTAGGTAAGGGAACCGTTATTGAAAACAGTACCATTGAGCAAAGTTTAATTCAGAATTTCAGCACTATTAAAAATGCACAATTAAAAAACGCCATGATAGGTAATTACGCCAAATACAATGGTAATTTTACCGAAATTAGTATTGGTGACTATTCAGAATTGATATAG
- a CDS encoding murein hydrolase activator EnvC family protein, whose product MQLKQIYKFGLVVALLFAGSTALWSQNDKQAELERQRRALMGQIEELSKLRQSNKKKEINVLSQVEDLDSKIKTRQNLIKVTNSQANLLTQKINQNINKLSSLRDELEKLKDDYASMVQKSYKSKSSQSRIMFLLSSKSFLQAYKRVQYMKQYSNYRKKQGDQIKERTALLQETNKKLALQKEEKQKLVAQNKIEQEKLEGERAQQDELISKIRKQESTYVTQIQDKQKAADRIDREIDRLIREAIAASKKETGAEPTKEAATNVSKMPTFSLTPAAKALASDFASNKGRMDWPVERGRVYKKFGTSKHPTLPNITTYNSGVEIETAPGSIARAAFKGTVQQIQLIRGGGYTVLIRHGNYLTVYQNLKNLKVKVNDQISTKQALGEIAENSFNGKTILKFLVYKDSERLNPEDWVYNM is encoded by the coding sequence ATGCAATTGAAGCAGATTTATAAATTTGGTTTAGTAGTAGCGCTTCTATTTGCAGGAAGCACTGCATTGTGGTCTCAAAACGACAAGCAGGCAGAGCTTGAGCGACAACGACGAGCGTTGATGGGTCAGATTGAAGAATTAAGCAAACTGCGTCAAAGTAATAAGAAGAAAGAGATTAACGTATTGAGTCAGGTAGAAGATCTTGATTCTAAAATAAAAACACGTCAAAATCTTATTAAGGTTACTAATAGTCAGGCAAATTTATTGACGCAAAAAATTAACCAAAATATAAACAAACTCTCCTCGCTAAGAGACGAACTAGAAAAACTGAAAGACGATTATGCCAGTATGGTGCAAAAGTCTTACAAAAGTAAAAGTAGCCAGAGCCGCATCATGTTTTTACTTTCTTCTAAAAGCTTTTTACAAGCCTACAAGCGGGTGCAGTATATGAAGCAATACAGCAATTACCGAAAAAAACAGGGAGATCAGATAAAAGAACGTACGGCTTTACTTCAGGAGACAAATAAGAAACTAGCCTTACAAAAAGAAGAAAAACAAAAGCTGGTTGCCCAAAATAAAATTGAACAGGAGAAATTAGAAGGGGAGCGCGCACAACAAGATGAGTTGATTTCAAAAATTAGAAAACAAGAGTCTACTTATGTAACGCAAATACAAGACAAGCAAAAGGCTGCAGACCGAATAGATCGTGAGATAGACCGTTTAATTAGAGAGGCAATTGCAGCTTCTAAAAAAGAAACAGGAGCAGAGCCAACTAAAGAAGCGGCTACAAATGTGAGTAAAATGCCTACGTTCTCATTAACACCGGCAGCAAAAGCATTAGCAAGTGATTTTGCATCAAATAAAGGTCGTATGGACTGGCCTGTAGAACGCGGTAGAGTTTATAAAAAGTTTGGTACCTCAAAACATCCCACACTACCTAATATCACAACTTACAATAGTGGTGTTGAAATTGAGACTGCCCCAGGTAGTATAGCTCGTGCAGCGTTTAAAGGAACCGTTCAACAAATACAACTAATACGAGGTGGAGGATATACGGTTTTAATTCGCCATGGAAACTATTTAACGGTTTATCAGAATTTAAAAAACTTAAAAGTTAAAGTAAACGATCAAATTTCTACAAAACAAGCACTGGGAGAAATTGCTGAAAACTCATTTAACGGCAAAACCATCCTAAAGTTTTTAGTGTATAAAGATTCAGAACGTTTAAATCCCGAAGATTGGGTTTATAATATGTAA
- a CDS encoding DUF4292 domain-containing protein produces the protein MRIYFKSFVVLLMVSLTACKSTKKVAATNDDLASAKIIASHYETHPQFETLAARLKIKYSDPDRTQSVTVSLRMQKDETIWMSASVLGISLAKAMITKDRVQFYEKIDGTYFDGDFKLLSDLLGTELNYEQVEALLLGEPIYDLRNGGFSAGATGTRYLVAPRQQQNLFNLFFYLNAGAFTLQEQRLTQSKEQRDLTIKYADYIKEQNGYFPTAISISAQEENKETLVDIEYKGVDFNTEVSFPFSIPGGLKEIKL, from the coding sequence ATGCGTATATATTTTAAAAGTTTTGTAGTACTATTGATGGTAAGTCTTACCGCATGTAAATCAACGAAAAAAGTAGCTGCTACTAATGATGATTTAGCTTCTGCTAAAATAATAGCAAGTCATTACGAGACACACCCGCAATTTGAAACCCTTGCTGCACGATTAAAAATAAAATATTCAGACCCTGATCGTACACAAAGTGTAACGGTAAGTTTGCGTATGCAAAAAGATGAAACCATCTGGATGAGTGCTTCAGTATTGGGCATATCACTTGCGAAAGCGATGATTACTAAAGATCGCGTTCAGTTTTATGAGAAAATTGACGGAACTTATTTTGATGGTGATTTTAAACTTCTTAGTGATTTACTAGGCACCGAATTAAATTATGAGCAGGTAGAAGCTTTATTGCTGGGAGAACCCATCTATGATTTGCGTAATGGTGGTTTTAGTGCAGGAGCAACGGGAACACGCTATCTGGTAGCACCGCGTCAGCAACAGAATCTATTTAACCTATTTTTCTATTTAAATGCAGGTGCATTTACACTGCAGGAGCAGCGCCTTACTCAATCTAAAGAACAAAGAGATTTAACGATTAAATATGCAGATTACATAAAGGAGCAAAATGGTTATTTCCCTACAGCAATTAGCATAAGTGCTCAGGAGGAGAACAAAGAAACCCTTGTAGATATCGAGTACAAAGGCGTAGATTTTAATACAGAGGTGAGTTTTCCGTTTAGTATTCCCGGGGGATTAAAAGAAATAAAACTTTAA
- a CDS encoding SPOR domain-containing protein, which translates to MHYSTYISDLLYRYECVIIPGFGAFLAHKISAYHDAEQNLFFPPKKRISFNAQLKENDGLLSNYIATAENISYTEALGKLQAYAHTLETRILNGETILLDKIGTLTQNESSQIKFEPVSVTNYLTEAFGLSSFETKPIMREVHKQEVEALEERAPIHITTARRNNTWLKYAAVGVLAIGLSGTFGFLHFKDIADYNFAQEQKAKKQVENTIQHATFTIENPLPAVTLNAFKPKGSYHIVAGAFRVPENAESRVKELREAGYKARTLGENKYGLHQVVYGSYTDRTEALNDLRKIRTNDNSNAWMLIQEVD; encoded by the coding sequence ATGCATTACTCTACTTACATAAGCGATTTGCTTTACCGTTACGAGTGCGTTATCATTCCCGGGTTTGGGGCATTTTTAGCGCACAAAATTTCTGCATATCACGATGCCGAACAAAATTTATTTTTTCCTCCTAAGAAGCGTATTTCATTCAACGCACAACTGAAGGAAAATGACGGCCTTTTATCAAATTACATCGCAACGGCAGAAAATATAAGTTATACAGAAGCTTTAGGTAAACTTCAAGCTTATGCACACACGCTTGAGACGCGTATACTTAATGGGGAAACTATTTTACTAGATAAAATAGGTACGCTAACCCAGAATGAATCATCACAAATTAAATTTGAACCAGTTTCTGTTACAAATTATCTAACAGAAGCTTTCGGTCTATCTTCTTTTGAGACTAAACCGATAATGCGCGAAGTTCACAAACAGGAAGTAGAAGCTTTAGAAGAGAGAGCACCTATTCACATAACAACTGCACGCCGCAACAATACCTGGTTAAAATATGCTGCTGTGGGAGTTCTTGCCATTGGACTTTCAGGTACATTTGGTTTTTTACATTTTAAAGATATTGCAGATTATAACTTTGCTCAAGAACAAAAAGCAAAGAAGCAGGTTGAAAATACCATACAACACGCAACATTTACGATAGAAAATCCGTTGCCCGCTGTTACTTTAAACGCTTTTAAACCTAAAGGAAGCTATCACATTGTAGCCGGTGCTTTTAGAGTACCTGAGAATGCAGAAAGCCGTGTGAAAGAATTGAGAGAAGCCGGATATAAAGCACGCACTTTAGGCGAAAACAAATATGGTTTACATCAAGTTGTTTACGGAAGTTATACAGACCGTACTGAAGCACTAAACGATTTACGCAAAATACGTACTAACGATAATTCTAATGCCTGGATGCTAATTCAGGAAGTAGATTAA
- the dprA gene encoding DNA-processing protein DprA — MTQDQLHAFLILQRIPNLGDTSIKRLINRFETPQNVLVQKKATLLDIDGIGEHKLKDFYNKEHAIEAEKEIKFIETNNIEYSCFLDAEYPERLKHCIDGPILLFKRGNSDYANPKMISIVGTRKVTSYGIEFIKRFIEDLAPLKPVIVSGFAYGVDITAHRAALDNGLETIAVLAHGLNQIYPKVHHKYAKSLEAQGAFITDFWSSDNFDRTNFLRRNRIIAGISEATVVIESADKGGSLVTAEIANSYNRDVFAVPGRPDDSQSLGCNNLIKSQQAQLITSAADLIYMLNWSVKDSFKPVQKQLFIELDVEEKAIFNYLTNQGKEQLDLIALNCKMPTFKVAGILLNMELKGVIRPLPGKQFELA, encoded by the coding sequence ATGACTCAGGACCAACTACACGCTTTTCTAATCTTACAACGTATCCCCAATCTGGGAGACACCTCTATAAAAAGACTTATTAATCGTTTTGAAACGCCTCAAAATGTTTTGGTTCAAAAAAAGGCAACACTTCTTGATATAGATGGAATAGGAGAGCATAAATTGAAAGATTTTTATAATAAAGAACACGCTATTGAAGCCGAAAAAGAAATCAAGTTTATAGAGACTAATAATATTGAATACTCGTGTTTTCTAGATGCTGAATATCCTGAACGACTAAAACATTGCATAGACGGTCCTATTTTACTCTTCAAGCGCGGAAACTCAGATTATGCAAACCCTAAAATGATTTCTATTGTAGGTACCCGTAAAGTCACGTCTTACGGCATAGAATTTATAAAGCGGTTTATTGAAGATCTTGCGCCATTAAAACCTGTAATTGTATCGGGTTTTGCTTATGGTGTAGACATCACAGCACATAGGGCAGCACTAGATAATGGCTTAGAAACAATTGCAGTTTTAGCGCACGGCCTCAATCAGATTTATCCTAAAGTTCACCACAAGTATGCAAAATCTTTAGAAGCTCAGGGCGCATTTATCACCGATTTCTGGAGTTCAGATAATTTTGATCGCACTAATTTTTTAAGACGCAATCGTATTATTGCAGGAATTAGTGAGGCAACTGTAGTAATTGAAAGTGCAGATAAAGGAGGCTCGCTGGTTACGGCAGAAATCGCGAACTCGTACAACAGAGATGTGTTTGCTGTTCCTGGAAGGCCAGATGATTCACAAAGTTTAGGCTGTAATAATCTTATAAAATCTCAGCAAGCCCAGTTAATTACCAGTGCTGCAGATTTAATTTATATGTTGAATTGGAGCGTAAAAGATTCTTTCAAACCCGTGCAAAAGCAACTTTTTATAGAACTTGATGTTGAAGAGAAAGCAATATTTAATTACTTAACCAATCAAGGAAAAGAGCAGCTCGACTTAATCGCTTTAAATTGCAAAATGCCAACCTTTAAAGTGGCTGGCATTCTCTTAAATATGGAATTAAAAGGGGTTATACGCCCACTTCCGGGTAAGCAGTTTGAACTTGCTTAA